The following DNA comes from Candidatus Nitrosotalea okcheonensis.
TGCAGCTCCCATCATCACAAAACCCAGCACTACGCTTGTGTTGGAAAAAATTCTAGTTGCCCGCTGGGTCCTGTTTAGAATTCTTGAGAGTATCAACTGAACATTCTGGTTCTTGTATGTCAAACTGTATGGCTTTATTTCAAATCCGTGCTTGTCAAGTTTTGAGACCTTTGCAACTGCAAACACTATGACCCATGCAATCAAAACATAGATGATGGAATTGTGCGTCAAAAATGTAAAGTCCAAATTAATTGATACTCTTTTTAGTCAGGGCAAATTTATCAGTTGCTATGGGGATTATCATAGTCTCAACATATCCTGACAAAAAATCAATTTCACAAGTGGCGCATGTTGTGGTACAAAGAAAACTGGCAGCCTGTGTCAACTATACTAACATAAACTCTGTCTATTCCTGGAAAGACAAGATTGAGGATACTGGAGAATTTTTAGCACTTTTTAAAACTACTGCAAAATCAAAACAAAAACTCAAAGAAGAGATAGCAAAATCTCATCCGTATCAAGTGCCAGAAATTGTAGAGCTAAAGATGGATGGTATCAGCGTACCGTACATGAAATGGCTTGACGAGTCAACTTTGGGGGGCAAACCTAAGAAGAGAAATCACTCCTCCAAGAGACGAAACCCGTAGTCCTGCATCTGTGGTGGAATCTACTGCATAAACCTCGACTCCTTTTGACTCGACTTGGTTGAGAAACTCTATTATCTTGTCTTCATCTTGCTTTTCAAATATCCTGTCTGAAAATACCAGTGATTCTACTGCGCCTACCTCATTTGCCCTTGCAGTCTCCTCAAAACCCATGGTAAACTTGTTGCTTTTCTTGTTTGCCCTTGTCATGGTTTCATCCAGTATGGCAGAAACCTTTGCAATCTTGCTTGTATCAAGTGTCTGTTTCATAATGTCTGATTTTATAAAAGTGTAAATTCCATCCTCTCCTGAAGAATCTATTCCGTCTACTGCCTGTACCTTGTGTCCCTTTATTGATGGAATCTCTGCGAGAAAATTTACCAGCCTCTTCTTGGTCTCGCCTGGCCCAAATATCACTATGCTGTCTCCATCTCTTATCAATGTCGAGATTGCACTTTGAACGTCTTTGAAAAAGTCCTGTATGTTGAATTTGGACTTGTATCTCTTTCCGCTTGCACCCGAATACATGTTTGGCAAAAGTTTGAGATGCGTTCCACTCAATCTTCCCAATCCACAGTCTGTTGTATCTATTGCAACAAGAAGAAATGCACCATGATCCTTTTTTTCAAAGACCAGTCTCTTTTCAATCTCACTCCAATTCTTCTTGATTAGAGTAACTGCGTCACCAATTTTTAGTGTCAGGGAGTGGTGTGATCCTTTGCTTACGGATTGATTGTCTGACTCTGCTATGGTACCCTGGACTCTTAATCTATCAACTACCTCATCGATAGAAATTTTTTCAACGTCTAGTGCTATGCGGATTTTTATCCTTTCAGCCTTGTCAGGTCTTGCAAAATCTTTCTCCTGCTTGATGGCCCTTGACGTGTCCCCAATTATCCTGTCACCCTTGTCTATGACACGCCGTAGTGTGAAGAGATCGTCTGATTCCTCTGGTATTAGGGCTACTGTATTGTCATCTATTTTTTTGATAATCAATCTAATACCTTTGTGGAACTGTAATAAAAAAGAAAAGTAATCTAGTTTGTCAACTCGTCAGTCTTGGCTTCTTTCTTTTCTTCTGCCTTTTTTCTCAAATAATTCTGGACCCATTCCTGTGTCAGTACTCCAGATTCGGTCAAGTTAACAAGCGTATTGGTTGACGCCTCACCCATTACTTTGCCCGTGTTTCTTCTTACCTGTCTCCACTTTAGGTTCGTATTGCCGCTTTTTGACGAGTAGATTATGCCAAGTACCTCCTTTGCATTCACAAAAGTCATGTCACGAATCTTTTTCAGGGTGACCTTGTCTGCAGCCTCGACATAAATTGGACCGGGTAATGTCTCACGTTCCGGGAATACCTCGTAATCCTCCAAGTAACTTTCAGGAATAAACGAGTTACAAGTGCTTAGGATTACAAATTTCCTAAAACTTTCAAGGGAACACGCTGCATCTATTGCTACCATTTGTGTAAGCAATGCTCTCGCCTTTTATCAAGCTTCTTGAAAGACTCAAGTAGGAACAGACAAACTTGTTTGGTTGCAGGCGTTGATGACCAAATCCCTGTTGATTTGATGAGAAGGATCTTGAGTTCTGAGCCTGCACTGGATTTTTATCGGTACATGATTCCATTGGCATGTATCATGAAATCATATACTGAATATCTTACGTACAATGTTCCCTCAAGAAGAGGATTTGTAAATATTACACCGGAGGTGAGAAAAATAATCCAAAAAAGTGGCATTAAAGAGGGTCTCTGTCTTGTCAATGCAATGCACATCACTGCAAGTGTCTTCATTAATGACAACGAGAGTGGATTGCATCAAGACTATGAAAAATGGCTAGAAGGTATCGCTCCACATGAACCGGTATCACAGTATCAGCACAACAATACTGGAGAAGATAATGCGGATGCACATCTCAAAAGGCAAGTGATGGGAAGGGAAGTTGTAGTGGCTATGACAAAAGGTCAGCTTGATTTTGGTCCATGGGAGCAGATCTTTTATGGAGAGTTTGACGGC
Coding sequences within:
- the cutA gene encoding divalent-cation tolerance protein CutA: MGIIIVSTYPDKKSISQVAHVVVQRKLAACVNYTNINSVYSWKDKIEDTGEFLALFKTTAKSKQKLKEEIAKSHPYQVPEIVELKMDGISVPYMKWLDESTLGGKPKKRNHSSKRRNP
- a CDS encoding pelota family protein is translated as MIIKKIDDNTVALIPEESDDLFTLRRVIDKGDRIIGDTSRAIKQEKDFARPDKAERIKIRIALDVEKISIDEVVDRLRVQGTIAESDNQSVSKGSHHSLTLKIGDAVTLIKKNWSEIEKRLVFEKKDHGAFLLVAIDTTDCGLGRLSGTHLKLLPNMYSGASGKRYKSKFNIQDFFKDVQSAISTLIRDGDSIVIFGPGETKKRLVNFLAEIPSIKGHKVQAVDGIDSSGEDGIYTFIKSDIMKQTLDTSKIAKVSAILDETMTRANKKSNKFTMGFEETARANEVGAVESLVFSDRIFEKQDEDKIIEFLNQVESKGVEVYAVDSTTDAGLRVSSLGGVISLLRFAPQS
- a CDS encoding secondary thiamine-phosphate synthase enzyme YjbQ translates to MKSYTEYLTYNVPSRRGFVNITPEVRKIIQKSGIKEGLCLVNAMHITASVFINDNESGLHQDYEKWLEGIAPHEPVSQYQHNNTGEDNADAHLKRQVMGREVVVAMTKGQLDFGPWEQIFYGEFDGKRPKRVLVKVIGE